A stretch of Paenibacillus peoriae DNA encodes these proteins:
- a CDS encoding RNA 2'-phosphotransferase has product MLTSKQEESLSKFMSKILRHTPEQFGLELDHEGYCDIQELIQGIRSENRWSDVSESDIKQVVSHCPKQRYEIVNGYIRANYGHSAGRLDYKEATPPTILYHGTNTKVIHNIFTEGIKPMGRKYVHLSEALEFAILAGKRRGELVILEVDTEKALANQVKFYKANHGVWLADLVPPQYLKKFE; this is encoded by the coding sequence ATGTTAACGTCAAAACAAGAAGAGAGCCTTAGTAAATTTATGAGTAAGATTCTTAGGCATACACCAGAACAGTTTGGTCTTGAGCTAGACCATGAGGGTTATTGTGACATTCAAGAACTGATTCAAGGAATAAGATCAGAGAATAGATGGTCTGACGTAAGCGAGTCGGATATCAAGCAAGTAGTAAGCCATTGTCCAAAACAAAGATATGAGATTGTTAATGGGTACATAAGAGCTAATTATGGGCACAGTGCAGGCAGATTGGATTATAAGGAGGCCACTCCGCCAACCATTCTCTATCACGGTACAAACACAAAGGTAATCCATAACATTTTTACTGAAGGAATTAAGCCAATGGGCAGAAAGTATGTACATCTGTCTGAAGCCCTTGAGTTTGCAATTCTGGCAGGTAAAAGACGTGGGGAACTGGTGATCCTTGAAGTAGATACAGAAAAGGCATTGGCTAATCAAGTGAAGTTTTATAAAGCCAACCACGGTGTTTGGCTTGCCGACCTTGTGCCGCCACAGTACTTAAAAAAGTTTGAATAA
- a CDS encoding YunC family protein codes for MIHMEAIQVGEHTFIGVEVRLPKTTLLTISNSRGYIMCGALDVGLLNERLADRKILAARAVGVKTLKELLEAPMESVTTEAEQLGIKPGMPGYEALLKLV; via the coding sequence ATGATACACATGGAAGCCATTCAAGTGGGTGAGCATACATTTATCGGAGTCGAGGTCAGACTGCCTAAAACAACGCTGTTGACGATCTCTAACTCCCGTGGTTACATCATGTGTGGTGCGCTGGATGTTGGATTGCTCAATGAACGGCTGGCGGATCGGAAAATCCTGGCCGCACGAGCTGTGGGGGTAAAAACACTAAAGGAACTGTTGGAAGCGCCGATGGAGTCAGTGACAACAGAAGCCGAGCAACTTGGAATTAAACCAGGGATGCCAGGCTATGAAGCACTATTGAAACTGGTGTAG
- the mtnA gene encoding S-methyl-5-thioribose-1-phosphate isomerase: MSEKKESAPVTSGKAAVSSQALSSLVWKGNHLSMLDQRLLPETIVMLDLFTADEVWDGIHAMKVRGAPAIGMAAAYGVVLGASAYSGIDADGWLEHVHAVCGHLATSRPTAVNLFWALDRMKKRAGELIVEASGGRIEDWNAGLEREAIAIQAEDEEVCRQIGIHALPLFEDGMGVLTHCNAGGLATAKYGTALAPMYLAQENGIHLKVFADETRPVLQGARLTAFELQQAGIDVTLLCDNMAGMVMSKGWVQAVIVGTDRVAANGDVANKIGTYSLAVLAKAHDIPFYVASPLSTIDLQTATGADIPIEERSAEEVTESFGKRTAPLGIKVYNPAFDVTPHEYITAIITEKGIVQAPYSDNLPALFAD; the protein is encoded by the coding sequence ATGAGTGAAAAGAAAGAATCGGCGCCCGTGACCTCTGGGAAAGCTGCAGTGTCCAGTCAGGCTCTATCTTCGCTGGTGTGGAAAGGCAACCACTTGTCCATGCTGGATCAGCGTCTGCTACCCGAAACGATTGTCATGCTGGATTTATTCACGGCTGATGAAGTTTGGGATGGCATACATGCCATGAAGGTACGCGGTGCGCCCGCCATCGGGATGGCTGCGGCCTACGGCGTTGTGCTGGGGGCTTCCGCCTACAGCGGCATCGACGCTGATGGGTGGCTGGAGCATGTACACGCCGTGTGCGGACATTTGGCTACTTCACGGCCGACGGCAGTGAACCTGTTCTGGGCCCTGGATCGCATGAAGAAGCGGGCTGGGGAACTCATCGTTGAAGCTAGCGGAGGACGGATCGAAGACTGGAATGCCGGGCTGGAGCGTGAAGCCATAGCCATTCAGGCAGAGGACGAAGAAGTATGCCGCCAGATCGGCATCCATGCTTTACCTCTGTTCGAGGACGGGATGGGCGTACTCACTCACTGCAATGCAGGCGGATTGGCGACAGCCAAATACGGGACAGCGCTCGCTCCGATGTACCTTGCGCAGGAGAACGGCATCCACCTCAAAGTATTTGCCGACGAAACCCGCCCCGTGCTGCAAGGTGCGCGCCTGACTGCTTTCGAGCTTCAGCAGGCAGGCATTGATGTCACCCTGCTCTGTGACAATATGGCGGGCATGGTGATGTCCAAAGGATGGGTACAGGCCGTTATTGTCGGCACAGATAGAGTCGCTGCTAATGGCGATGTCGCCAACAAAATCGGTACCTATAGCCTAGCTGTGCTAGCGAAGGCGCATGACATTCCTTTTTATGTCGCTTCGCCACTATCTACCATTGATTTGCAGACCGCAACAGGCGCAGATATTCCGATTGAGGAGCGTTCTGCGGAGGAAGTTACCGAAAGCTTTGGTAAAAGGACCGCTCCGCTAGGCATCAAAGTCTACAACCCAGCTTTCGATGTTACACCTCATGAGTACATTACCGCCATCATTACCGAAAAAGGAATTGTCCAAGCACCCTATAGCGACAACCTCCCCGCTTTGTTTGCCGATTAA
- the mtnK gene encoding S-methyl-5-thioribose kinase → MSQYHPLTTEEAIEFVKNIPGFFSQEARLECREIGDGNLNLVFHITDSESNKSIIAKQALPYVKIVGESWPLSLDRARIEREALQQEHHICPELVPAILAYDDELALTVMEDLSSHTIMRKGLIEGNTYPYFANHIGEFLARTLFFTSDLGMNQQDKKDLVKRFINPDLCKITEDLILDEPYRFSDNNNYGAYIEDEAEALRTDQALHLEVALLREKFLTRTEALLHGDLHTGSIFVTTESTKVIDPEFAYYGPMGFDIGAVIANLLLNYAAQPGWTSGETALKERRDWVLETAIQVWEQFERRFRKLWDEHVTDHMARTAGYQDLYLQKVLQDTIGFAGCKVIRRIISLSHVADIETIADPDLKEAAERLALSIGKSLVLRNRGLHSIRELGDIVRTATAAQTKGA, encoded by the coding sequence TTGTCCCAATATCATCCTTTAACGACTGAAGAAGCAATCGAATTCGTGAAGAACATCCCCGGATTTTTTAGTCAGGAAGCTCGTCTGGAATGCCGGGAAATCGGTGATGGTAACCTAAATCTGGTTTTTCATATTACGGATTCTGAATCTAACAAGAGTATCATTGCCAAGCAGGCACTTCCTTATGTAAAAATTGTGGGTGAATCCTGGCCGCTCTCACTGGATCGTGCCCGTATTGAACGCGAGGCCCTTCAGCAGGAGCACCACATTTGCCCCGAATTGGTTCCTGCGATACTGGCGTATGACGATGAGCTTGCATTGACCGTGATGGAGGATCTTAGCTCCCACACCATCATGCGCAAGGGGCTAATAGAAGGAAACACATATCCATATTTCGCTAATCATATTGGGGAGTTTCTGGCACGCACGCTCTTCTTCACCTCAGATTTGGGCATGAATCAGCAGGATAAAAAAGACCTAGTCAAACGTTTTATCAACCCGGATCTCTGCAAAATAACTGAGGATCTGATTCTGGATGAACCGTATCGGTTCTCAGATAATAACAACTATGGTGCGTACATCGAAGACGAAGCAGAGGCACTCCGTACAGATCAAGCGCTTCATCTGGAAGTGGCTTTGCTGCGAGAAAAGTTTTTGACACGAACCGAAGCGCTTCTGCACGGTGACCTTCATACTGGTAGCATTTTTGTAACGACCGAATCGACTAAAGTCATTGATCCTGAATTTGCCTACTACGGACCCATGGGCTTTGATATCGGAGCGGTGATCGCCAATCTGCTGTTGAACTACGCTGCACAGCCCGGATGGACCTCTGGTGAGACGGCTCTAAAAGAAAGGCGCGACTGGGTTCTGGAGACTGCCATTCAGGTATGGGAGCAGTTTGAGCGTAGGTTCCGCAAACTGTGGGACGAGCATGTCACCGATCATATGGCACGTACAGCGGGATATCAGGACTTGTATCTCCAGAAAGTACTGCAAGATACGATTGGTTTTGCAGGGTGCAAAGTGATCCGCCGTATCATCAGCCTGTCGCATGTGGCAGATATCGAGACAATAGCCGATCCTGACCTCAAGGAAGCTGCGGAACGTCTGGCGTTATCTATCGGTAAATCCTTGGTTCTTCGCAATCGCGGGCTTCATTCGATTCGGGAACTGGGAGACATTGTTCGGACAGCAACAGCTGCCCAAACTAAAGGAGCTTAA
- a CDS encoding Dps family protein has protein sequence MAKTTSNSKNTQTKSVEELLNRQVANLNVLYVKIHNYHWYVKGSSFYTLHVKFEELYNEVTLKMDEIAERLLALKGSPSATLKEYLELSSIQEATGNEDAPKMVQTLIEDFATVCEEFQEGIELAESNSDQPTADLLIGYKADLEKHMWMLRSYLG, from the coding sequence ATGGCTAAAACAACAAGTAACTCGAAAAATACGCAAACCAAATCGGTGGAGGAACTTTTAAACCGTCAAGTCGCTAACCTCAATGTGTTATATGTAAAAATTCATAACTATCACTGGTATGTGAAAGGCTCCAGTTTCTACACACTCCATGTTAAATTTGAAGAGTTATACAATGAAGTGACATTGAAAATGGATGAGATCGCCGAGCGTTTGCTCGCGTTGAAAGGTTCACCTTCCGCAACATTGAAGGAGTACCTGGAGCTGTCGTCGATTCAGGAAGCAACCGGCAACGAAGATGCTCCCAAGATGGTACAAACCTTGATCGAGGATTTTGCAACGGTATGCGAGGAGTTTCAGGAAGGTATTGAACTGGCGGAAAGCAATTCCGACCAGCCAACTGCAGATTTGCTGATCGGCTATAAAGCGGATCTGGAGAAACATATGTGGATGCTTCGCTCTTATTTGGGCTAA
- the sufC gene encoding Fe-S cluster assembly ATPase SufC: MATNFKIEGLKATIEGKEILKGINLEMKGGEIHAIMGPNGTGKSTLASALMGHPKYEVTDGKVTLDGEDVLDMEVDERARAGLFLAMQYPSEIAGVTNSDFLRSAINARREEGQEISLIKFIRQMESKMKELEMNPEFAHRYLNEGFSGGEKKRNEILQMMMIDPKIVILDEIDSGLDIDALRIVANGVNAMRSEDRGFLVITHYQRLLNYVKPDYVHVMMQGRIVKSGGPELAERLEADGYDWIKEELGIVDETVGQEA; the protein is encoded by the coding sequence ATGGCTACAAACTTTAAGATTGAAGGTCTCAAAGCGACCATTGAAGGCAAGGAAATTTTGAAAGGTATTAACCTCGAAATGAAGGGCGGAGAAATCCATGCCATCATGGGTCCTAACGGTACGGGTAAAAGTACACTTGCGTCTGCTTTGATGGGTCATCCAAAATATGAAGTCACAGATGGTAAAGTAACTTTGGATGGAGAAGACGTGCTGGATATGGAAGTGGATGAGCGTGCACGTGCAGGATTGTTCTTGGCGATGCAGTACCCGAGTGAAATTGCAGGGGTAACGAACTCCGACTTTTTGCGTAGTGCGATCAACGCGCGCCGTGAAGAAGGACAAGAAATCTCCTTGATTAAGTTTATCCGTCAAATGGAAAGCAAAATGAAAGAGCTTGAAATGAACCCTGAGTTTGCTCACCGTTACCTGAACGAAGGCTTCTCTGGTGGTGAGAAAAAACGGAATGAAATTTTGCAAATGATGATGATTGATCCGAAAATTGTCATTCTTGATGAAATCGACTCCGGTCTAGATATCGATGCTTTGAGAATCGTGGCTAACGGTGTGAACGCTATGCGTTCCGAAGATCGTGGTTTCCTCGTGATTACTCACTACCAACGTCTGTTAAACTACGTTAAACCAGATTATGTACATGTAATGATGCAAGGACGTATCGTTAAATCCGGGGGTCCTGAGCTTGCTGAGCGTCTGGAAGCGGACGGTTACGACTGGATCAAGGAAGAGCTGGGTATCGTTGATGAAACTGTAGGACAAGAGGCGTAA